The following coding sequences are from one Lycium ferocissimum isolate CSIRO_LF1 chromosome 3, AGI_CSIRO_Lferr_CH_V1, whole genome shotgun sequence window:
- the LOC132049827 gene encoding protein RETICULATA-RELATED 3, chloroplastic-like, whose product MVAMSQLRYTPFTGYYQNHTQSCYLSGVSSRFSNNSLSFNPLKSSHNIGYKQLDQGLKYQIIPCAGGGDGGSIGIGRGSGGGGGGDSDESRSSWDGIGPIGAFVNGWRSRVAADPQFPFKVLMEEIVGVSANVLGDMASRPNFGLNELDFVFSTLVVGSIMNFVLMYLLAPTASASIQTLPSIFANCPPSHMFQSGSYGVLSRLGTFVYKGTQFAAVGFAAGLVGTALSNGLIKMRKKMDPNFETPNKPPPTLLNAATWAIHMGVSSNLRYQTLNGVEFVLAKGLPPLVFKTSVIALRCANNILGGMTFVMLAKLTGSQKADEGKVVAVDDALAGEKERLLDQNDSMHTADSASK is encoded by the coding sequence ATGGTGGCAATGTCTCAACTTCGTTATACCCCATTTACAGGCTACTATCAGAATCATACTCAAAGTTGTTACCTTTCTGGTGTCTCATCCAGATTTTCTAACAATAGCCTCTCTTTTAACCCTTTAAAATCTAGCCATAATATTGGTTATAAACAATTGGATCAAGGTTTGAAATATCAAATTATTCCTTGTGCTGGTGGAGGTGATGGAGGAAGTATTGGGATTGGTAGAGGtagtgggggtggtgggggtggtgaTTCAGATGAATCAAGATCCTCTTGGGATGGTATTGGACCAATAGGTGCTTTTGTTAATGGTTGGAGATCGAGAGTTGCTGCAGATCCACAGTTTCCTTTTAAGGTTCTTATGGAGGAAATAGTTGGTGTTAGTGCTAATGTTCTTGGTGATATGGCATCAAGGCCTAATTTCGGGCTTAACGAGCTCGATTTCGTGTTTTCCACGCTCGTGGTTGGTTCGATTATGAATTTCGTGTTGATGTATTTATTGGCACCAACGGCTTCCGCTTCGATCCAAACTCTCCCGTCCATTTTTGCGAATTGTCCGCCGAGCCACATGTTTCAGTCTGGTTCTTATGGGGTGTTAAGTAGGCTTGGTACATTTGTGTATAAAGGAACTCAGTTTGCTGCAGTTGGATTTGCTGCAGGGCTTGTTGGGACCGCGTTGTCGAACGGTTTAATCAAGATGAGGAAGAAGATGGATCCGAATTTTGAGACGCCGAATAAGCCACCTCCAACACTTTTAAATGCTGCAACTTGGGCTATACATATGGGTGTTAGTAGTAATTTGAGATATCAAACACTAAATGGTGTTGAGTTTGTGCTAGCTAAAGGTCTTCCTCCTTTGGTGTTTAAGACCTCGGTTATTGCCTTGAGATGCGCGAATAATATTCTTGGGGGAATGACATTCGTCATGTTGGCAAAGTTGACTGGATCACAAAAAGCGGATGAAGGAAAGGTTGTTGCCGTTGACGACGCACTAGCTGGAGAGAAAGAGAGGTTGTTGGACCAGAATGACAGTATGCATACTGCTGATTCTGCTTCAAAGTGA